A region from the Bacillota bacterium genome encodes:
- a CDS encoding amidohydrolase family protein codes for LQKVHHRDATLLSAATVFDMATAGGARAARLDAGVLRPGKLADVVILDLDGPHIGPVNDLLQTIVYCSKASDVRTTIIDGRILMRDRRILPVDEPAIIGRARELAAEYQRRAVGKQLKTQF; via the coding sequence TGCTCCAGAAGGTCCACCACCGCGACGCCACCCTGCTGTCGGCGGCCACGGTTTTCGACATGGCCACGGCCGGCGGAGCCCGCGCCGCCCGCCTCGACGCCGGCGTCCTGCGCCCGGGGAAGCTGGCCGACGTGGTCATCCTCGACCTCGACGGGCCCCACATCGGCCCGGTCAACGATCTCCTGCAGACCATCGTCTACTGTTCCAAGGCGTCTGACGTCCGGACGACGATCATCGACGGCCGAATCCTGATGCGAGACCGCCGGATCCTGCCGGTCGACGAGCCGGCGATCATCGGGCGGGCCCGTGAGCTGGCCGCCGAATACCAGCGCCGGGCGGTCGGCAAGCAGTTGAAGACCCAATTCTAG
- the mch gene encoding methenyltetrahydromethanopterin cyclohydrolase, whose product MLSVNARAMRIVRRIIDEAEALGVEVHRLPNGATVIDMGVARQGGWEAARLFCQATLGGLGRLEYGFFDLDGIELPEVRVFIDDPAVALLSSQLSGWPLNEMKNEAGVVPLVSGPVRAVAQRDRFSQAVAYRDDSPELVAGLQDTRLPDERLTELIAKECGRTAADVYVLVASTASLVGAINVVSRTMETAIWRLHSLGLGADRIISAWGKAPLPPLTNDEYEAMVRTNTYTYYGGTVGFFVDEDDAVVRAAMRDFPLAPHTCPHYGVPFRKLLEDAGGDIFNVKGFVHCVTKGIANNVRSGKVHATGAVDKRMLRSCLD is encoded by the coding sequence TTGCTGAGCGTCAACGCCCGGGCGATGAGAATCGTCCGGAGGATAATCGATGAAGCCGAGGCCCTCGGGGTCGAGGTCCACCGGCTCCCCAACGGGGCCACCGTCATCGACATGGGCGTCGCCCGCCAAGGCGGGTGGGAGGCGGCCCGTCTTTTCTGCCAGGCCACCCTGGGCGGCCTCGGGCGCTTGGAATACGGCTTCTTCGACCTGGACGGCATCGAGCTCCCGGAGGTCAGGGTCTTCATCGACGACCCGGCCGTCGCCCTCCTGAGCAGCCAGCTGTCCGGCTGGCCGCTGAATGAGATGAAGAACGAGGCCGGAGTCGTCCCGCTGGTCTCCGGGCCGGTCAGGGCGGTCGCCCAGCGAGACCGGTTCTCCCAGGCCGTCGCCTATCGCGACGATTCGCCCGAGCTGGTGGCGGGTCTTCAGGACACCCGGTTACCCGACGAGCGGCTGACCGAGCTCATCGCCAAGGAGTGCGGGCGCACGGCCGCCGATGTTTACGTCCTCGTCGCTTCCACGGCCAGCCTGGTGGGGGCGATCAACGTCGTCTCGAGGACCATGGAGACGGCCATCTGGCGCCTGCACAGCCTCGGCCTCGGGGCCGACCGGATCATCTCCGCCTGGGGCAAGGCTCCCCTGCCGCCCCTGACCAACGACGAGTACGAGGCCATGGTCAGGACCAACACTTACACCTACTATGGTGGGACGGTGGGCTTCTTCGTCGACGAGGACGACGCCGTGGTCAGAGCGGCCATGCGGGACTTCCCGCTGGCCCCGCATACCTGCCCTCACTATGGTGTCCCCTTCCGCAAGCTCCTGGAGGACGCCGGCGGGGACATCTTCAACGTCAAGGGCTTCGTCCACTGCGTGACCAAGGGGATCGCCAACAACGTCAGGTCCGGAAAGGTCCACGCCACCGGCGCCGTCGACAAGAGGATGCTCCGATCGTGTTTGGACTGA
- a CDS encoding flavodoxin family protein — protein sequence MTEEIQVKIIGVSGSPRKGATQYAVREALQSAEEVPGVSTEFIDLRGKKLGFCNHCNRCVREGIRHCVGNKEDDLTPEIYAKMTEADGFVFGSPVYQMTMSAQLQAFINRLRPIAPLIREGHWASRVGGAIAVGGTRHGGQETTLLAINNFFLCTGMVSVSGGVYAYNGGAIWSQDKKEEGAHDDLVGIETVRVLGRRVAFTAKMLKAGAERLSRDFEPLRFTGLRGQADVDRRAQRFANQE from the coding sequence GTGACGGAAGAGATCCAGGTCAAGATCATCGGCGTCAGCGGCAGCCCGAGGAAGGGGGCGACCCAGTATGCGGTCCGCGAAGCCCTTCAGTCGGCCGAGGAGGTTCCCGGGGTGTCGACCGAGTTCATCGACCTCAGGGGCAAGAAGCTCGGCTTCTGCAACCACTGCAACCGCTGCGTCCGAGAGGGCATCCGGCACTGCGTCGGCAACAAGGAGGACGACCTGACCCCCGAGATTTACGCCAAGATGACCGAGGCCGACGGGTTCGTCTTCGGCTCCCCGGTCTACCAGATGACCATGTCCGCCCAACTCCAGGCGTTCATCAACCGGCTCCGTCCGATCGCCCCGCTGATCCGCGAGGGGCACTGGGCCTCGCGAGTGGGCGGGGCCATCGCCGTGGGCGGGACTCGCCACGGCGGTCAGGAGACGACCCTCCTGGCAATCAACAACTTCTTCCTCTGCACCGGGATGGTCTCGGTCAGCGGCGGCGTCTACGCTTACAACGGCGGGGCCATCTGGTCGCAGGACAAGAAGGAAGAAGGGGCTCACGACGACCTGGTCGGCATCGAGACGGTTCGCGTCCTCGGCCGAAGGGTCGCCTTCACGGCGAAAATGCTGAAGGCCGGGGCCGAACGCCTCTCCAGGGACTTCGAGCCGCTGCGCTTCACCGGGCTTCGGGGCCAGGCCGACGTCGACCGGCGGGCCCAGCGGTTTGCCAACCAGGAATAG